The following are encoded in a window of Drosophila simulans strain w501 chromosome 3L, Prin_Dsim_3.1, whole genome shotgun sequence genomic DNA:
- the LOC6737351 gene encoding transient receptor potential cation channel subfamily A member 1 isoform X6 has protein sequence MISFYDSEGNVPLHSAVHGGDIKAVELCLKSGAKISTQQHDLSTPVHLACAQGAIDIVKLMFEMQPMEKRLCLSCTDVQKMTPLHCASMFDHPDIVSYLVAEGADINALDKEHRSPLLLAASRSGWKTVHLLIRLGACISVKDAAARNVLHFVIMNGGRLTDFAEQVANCQTQAQLKLLLNEKDSMGCSPLHYASRDGHIRSLENLIRLGACINLKNNNNESPLHFAARYGRYNTVRQLLDSEKGSFIINESDGAGMTPLHISSQQGHTRVVQLLLNRGALLHRDHTGRNPLQLAAMSGYTETIELLHSVHSHLLDQVDKDGNTALHLATMENKPHAISVLMSMGCKLVYNVLDMSAIDYAIYYKYPEAALAMVTHEERANEVMALRSDKHPCVTLALIASMPKVFEAVQDKCITKANCKKDSKSFYIKYSFAFLQCPFMFAKIDEKTGESITTASPIPLPALNTMVTHGRVELLAHPLSQKYLQMKWNSYGKYFHLANLLIYSIFLVFVTIYSSLMMNNIELKAGDNKTMSQYCNMGWEQLTMNLSQNPSVASQIRLDSCEERINRTTAILFCAVVIVVYILLNSMRELIQIYQQKLHYILETVNLISWVLYISALVMVTPAFQPDGGINTIHYSAASIAVFLSWFRLLLFLQRFDQVGIYVVMFLEILQTLIKVLMVFSILIIAFGLAFYILLSKIIDPQPNHLSFSNIPMSLLRTFSMMLGELDFVGTYVNTYYRDQLKVPMTSFLILSVFMILMPILLMNLLIGLAVGDIESVRRNAQLKRLAMQVVLHTELERKLPHVWLQRVDKMELIEYPNETKCKLGFCDFILRKWFSNPFTEDSSMDVISFDNNDDYINAELERQRRKLRDISRMLEQQHQLVRLIVQKMEIKTEADDVDEGISPNELRSVVGLRSAGGNRWNSPRVRNKLRAALSFNKSM, from the exons ATGATATCCTTCTACGACTCGGAGGGCAATGTGCCGCTCCATTCGGCTGTCCATGGTGGCGACATCAAGGCTGTGGAGCTGTGCCTCAAGTCCGGGGCCAAGATATCCACGCAGCAACACGATCTCTCGACGCCAGTGCACCTGGCTTGTGCCCAG GGAGCCATCGACATTGTGAAGCTCATGTTCGAGATGCAGCCAATGGAGAAGCGACTATGTCTGAGTTGCACGGATGTGCAGAAGATGACGCCGCTGCACTGCGCCTCCATGTTCGATCATCCGGACATCGTGTCCTATCTGGTGGCCGAGGGAGCGGACATCAATGCCCTGGACAAGGAGCACCGCTCTCCGTTGCTCCTGGCGGCATCGCGTAGCGGTTGGAAAACAG TTCACCTCCTGATTCGCCTGGGGGCGTGCATTAGTGTCAAGGACGCCGCTGCCCGCAATGTGCTGCACTTCGTCATCATGAACGGCGGCCGGCTGACGGACTTCGCCGAGCAGGTGGCCAACTGCCAGACGCAGGCGcagctgaagctgctgctcAACGAGAAGGACAGCATGGGCTGCTCGCCGCTGCACTACGCCAGTCGGGATGGGCACATCCGGTCGCTGGAGAACCTCATTCGACTGGGAGCCTGCATCAACCTGaagaacaacaataacgaGAGTCCGCTGCACTTTGCCGCTCGCTACGGAAGGTACAATACGGTGCGGCAGCTCTTGGACTCCGAGAAGGGATCCTTCATTATCAACGAAAGTGACGGTGCAGGCATGACACCACTGCACATATCCTCGCAGCAAGGACACACACGAgtggtgcagctgctgctcaatCGAGGAGCCCTGCTCCATCGGGACCACACCGGACGCAATCCACTCCAGCTAGCCGCCATGTCCGGATACACCGAGACCATCGAGCTGCTGCACTCGGTGCACTCGCATCTGCTCGATCAGGTGGACAAGGATGGG AACACCGCCCTCCACCTGGCCACCATGGAGAATAAGCCCCATGCGATCTCCGTGCTGATGTCTATGGGCTGCAAGCTGGTCTACAACGTTCTGGACATGAGTGCCATTGACTATGCCATCTACTACAAGTATCCGGAGGCTGCCCTGGCCATGGTCACCCACGAGGAGCGGGCCAACGAGGTGATGGCTCTGCGTTCCGACAAGCATCCGTGCGTGACCCTCGCCCTGATTGCCTCCATGCCCAAGGTATTCGAGGCGGTGCAGGACAAGTGCATTACCAAGGCCAACTGCAAGAAGGACTCGAAGAGTTTCTAC ATCAAGTACTCTTTCGCATTCTTGCAATGCCCCTTTATGTTTGCCAAGATTGATGAGAAAACCGGAGAGTCGATTACGACCGCCAGTCCCATTCCGTTGCCGGCTTTGAAT ACCATGGTAACCCATGGCAGGGTGGAGCTGCTGGCCCACCCGCTCAGCCAGAAGTATCTGCAGATGAAGTGGAACTCGTACGGCAAGTATTTTCACCTGGCCAACCTGCTGATCTACTCGATATTCCTGGTCTTTGTAACCATCTACTCCTCGCTGATGATGAACAACATTGAATTGAAGGCTGGAGACAACAAGACGATGAGTCAATACTGCAATATGGG ATGGGAGCAGCTGACCATGAATCTCTCCCAGAACCCGTCGGTGGCATCCCAGATTCGTTTGGATTCCTGCGAGGAGCGTATAAATAGAACCACTGCAATACTTTTCTGTGCGGTGGTCATCGTGGTCTATATACTGCTCAACTCGATGCGGGAACTAATACAGATATACCAGCAGAAATTGCACTACATCCTGGAGACAGTTAATTTGATATCCTGGGTGCTGTACATCTCGGCTTTGGTGATGGTGACACCGGCATTTCAGCCGGATGGAGGAATCAATACCATTCATTACTCAGCCGCTTCAATAGCAGTGTTTCTGTCCTGGTTCCGATTGCTGCTGTTCCTGCAAAGATTCGACCAGGTCGGCATCTATGTGGTCATGTTCTTGGAGATTCTGCAGACGCTCATAAAAGTGCTGATGGTATTCTCCATACTGATAATCGCCTTTGGTCTGGCATTCTATATACTACTTTCAAAG ATTATTGACCCCCAACCGAACCACTTGTCCTTCTCCAACATACCCATGTCCTTGCTGCGAACTTTCTCAATGATGCTGGGCGAGCTGGACTTTGTGGGTACCTATGTGAACACCTACTATCGGGATCAGTTGAAGGTGCCCATGACATCCTTCTTGATTTTGA GTGTCTTTATGAtccttatgcccattctgctGATGAACTTGCTCATCGGTTTGGCCGTTGGCGATATTGAGTCAGTGCGTCGCAATGCCCAGCTCAAGAGGCTGGCCATGCAAGTGGTGCTCCACACTGAGCTGGAGAGGAAGTTGCCCCATGTCTGGCTGCAGCGAGTGGACAAGATGGAGCTGATTGAGTATCCCAATGAAACCAAGTGCAAGCTGGGCTTCTGCGATTTCATTCTGCGCAAGTGGTTCTCGAATCCATTCACCGAGGATT CCTCCATGGACGTCATCTCCTTCGACAACAACGATGACTACATCAACGCGGAATTGGAACGGCAGAGGCGAAAGTTGCGCGACATTAGTCGCatgctggagcagcagcaccagctggTTCGGCTCATTGTCCAAAAGATGGAGATCAAGACGGAGGCGGATGACGTGGACGAGGGTATATCCCCAAACGAGCTGCGATCCGTGGTGGGCCTGAGATCGGCAGGCGGAAATCGATGGAATTCGCCTCGAGTCCGAAATAAGCTCCGAGCCGCGTTGAGCTTCAACAAGAGCATGTAG
- the LOC6737351 gene encoding transient receptor potential cation channel subfamily A member 1 isoform X2 — protein sequence MPKLYNGVYSGQCGALSPPDLMEAQPKLLPKPRSSSSGSTGRNSKYWIFSMIIERSAGPKRIEIDGDDADTPLEAILPAEPPAEVCLLRDSPFRILRAAESGNLDDFKRLFMADNSRIALKDAKGRTAAHQAAARNRVNILRYIRDQNGDFNAKDNAGNTPLHIAVESDAYDALDYLLSIPVDTGVLNEKKQAPVHLATELNKVKSLRVMGQYRNVIDIQQGGEHGRTALHLAAIYDHEECARILITEFDACPRKPCNNGYYPIHEAAKNASSKTMEVFFQWGEQRGCTREEMISFYDSEGNVPLHSAVHGGDIKAVELCLKSGAKISTQQHDLSTPVHLACAQGAIDIVKLMFEMQPMEKRLCLSCTDVQKMTPLHCASMFDHPDIVSYLVAEGADINALDKEHRSPLLLAASRSGWKTVHLLIRLGACISVKDAAARNVLHFVIMNGGRLTDFAEQVANCQTQAQLKLLLNEKDSMGCSPLHYASRDGHIRSLENLIRLGACINLKNNNNESPLHFAARYGRYNTVRQLLDSEKGSFIINESDGAGMTPLHISSQQGHTRVVQLLLNRGALLHRDHTGRNPLQLAAMSGYTETIELLHSVHSHLLDQVDKDGNTALHLATMENKPHAISVLMSMGCKLVYNVLDMSAIDYAIYYKYPEAALAMVTHEERANEVMALRSDKHPCVTLALIASMPKVFEAVQDKCITKANCKKDSKSFYIKYSFWPYQKTPEQIEAKRKEFNDPKWRPAPLAVVNTMVTHGRVELLAHPLSQKYLQMKWNSYGKYFHLANLLIYSIFLVFVTIYSSLMMNNIELKAGDNKTMSQYCNMGWEQLTMNLSQNPSVASQIRLDSCEERINRTTAILFCAVVIVVYILLNSMRELIQIYQQKLHYILETVNLISWVLYISALVMVTPAFQPDGGINTIHYSAASIAVFLSWFRLLLFLQRFDQVGIYVVMFLEILQTLIKVLMVFSILIIAFGLAFYILLSKIIDPQPNHLSFSNIPMSLLRTFSMMLGELDFVGTYVNTYYRDQLKVPMTSFLILSVFMILMPILLMNLLIGLAVGDIESVRRNAQLKRLAMQVVLHTELERKLPHVWLQRVDKMELIEYPNETKCKLGFCDFILRKWFSNPFTEDSSMDVISFDNNDDYINAELERQRRKLRDISRMLEQQHQLVRLIVQKMEIKTEADDVDEGISPNELRSVVGLRSAGGNRWNSPRVRNKLRAALSFNKSM from the exons ATGCCCAAGCTATACAACGGAGTCTACAGCGGCCAGTGCGGCGCCCTATCGCCACCTGACCTCATGGAGGCCCAGCCGAAGCTACTTCCCaagccaaggagcagcagcagcggcagcaccGGCCGGAACAGCAAG TATTGGATATTTTCAATGATAATCGAGCGCAGTGCGGGTCCCAAGCGGATTGAAATCGATGGCGATGATGCGGACACGCCGCTGGAGGCCATCCTGCCAGCCGAACCGCCGGCGGAGGTCTGCCTCTTGCGTGACAGCCCCTTCAGGATATTGCGG GCTGCTGAGTCCGGAAACCTTGACGACTTCAAGCGACTCTTCATGGCGGACAACTCGCGCATAGCTTTAAAGGATGCGAAAGGACGAACGGCTGCCCATCAGGCGGCGGCCCGTAATAGGGTTAACATTTTGCGGTACATTCGCGACCAGAATGGCG ACTTTAATGCGAAGGATAATGCCGGCAATACCCCGCTCCACATCGCCGTGGAGAGCGATGCCTACGACGCTCTGGACTATCTATTGTCCAT CCCAGTGGATACGGGAGTGCTGAACGAGAAGAAGCAGGCCCCAGTGCACCTGGCCACCGAGCTGAACAAAGTGAAATCCCTTCGGGTGATGGGTCAGTACCGCAATGTCATCGATATCCAGCAGGGCGGCGAGCATGGACGCACCGCTCTGCACTTGGCGGCCATCTACGATCACGAGGAGTGCGCTCGCATCCTG ATAACTGAGTTCGATGCATGCCCACGTAAGCCCTGTAACAATGGTTATTATCCCATACACGAAGCGGCCAAGAATGCCAGCTCAAAGACAATGGAGGTCTTCTTCCAG TGGGGCGAGCAGCGCGGCTGCACCCGCGAGGAGATGATATCCTTCTACGACTCGGAGGGCAATGTGCCGCTCCATTCGGCTGTCCATGGTGGCGACATCAAGGCTGTGGAGCTGTGCCTCAAGTCCGGGGCCAAGATATCCACGCAGCAACACGATCTCTCGACGCCAGTGCACCTGGCTTGTGCCCAG GGAGCCATCGACATTGTGAAGCTCATGTTCGAGATGCAGCCAATGGAGAAGCGACTATGTCTGAGTTGCACGGATGTGCAGAAGATGACGCCGCTGCACTGCGCCTCCATGTTCGATCATCCGGACATCGTGTCCTATCTGGTGGCCGAGGGAGCGGACATCAATGCCCTGGACAAGGAGCACCGCTCTCCGTTGCTCCTGGCGGCATCGCGTAGCGGTTGGAAAACAG TTCACCTCCTGATTCGCCTGGGGGCGTGCATTAGTGTCAAGGACGCCGCTGCCCGCAATGTGCTGCACTTCGTCATCATGAACGGCGGCCGGCTGACGGACTTCGCCGAGCAGGTGGCCAACTGCCAGACGCAGGCGcagctgaagctgctgctcAACGAGAAGGACAGCATGGGCTGCTCGCCGCTGCACTACGCCAGTCGGGATGGGCACATCCGGTCGCTGGAGAACCTCATTCGACTGGGAGCCTGCATCAACCTGaagaacaacaataacgaGAGTCCGCTGCACTTTGCCGCTCGCTACGGAAGGTACAATACGGTGCGGCAGCTCTTGGACTCCGAGAAGGGATCCTTCATTATCAACGAAAGTGACGGTGCAGGCATGACACCACTGCACATATCCTCGCAGCAAGGACACACACGAgtggtgcagctgctgctcaatCGAGGAGCCCTGCTCCATCGGGACCACACCGGACGCAATCCACTCCAGCTAGCCGCCATGTCCGGATACACCGAGACCATCGAGCTGCTGCACTCGGTGCACTCGCATCTGCTCGATCAGGTGGACAAGGATGGG AACACCGCCCTCCACCTGGCCACCATGGAGAATAAGCCCCATGCGATCTCCGTGCTGATGTCTATGGGCTGCAAGCTGGTCTACAACGTTCTGGACATGAGTGCCATTGACTATGCCATCTACTACAAGTATCCGGAGGCTGCCCTGGCCATGGTCACCCACGAGGAGCGGGCCAACGAGGTGATGGCTCTGCGTTCCGACAAGCATCCGTGCGTGACCCTCGCCCTGATTGCCTCCATGCCCAAGGTATTCGAGGCGGTGCAGGACAAGTGCATTACCAAGGCCAACTGCAAGAAGGACTCGAAGAGTTTCTAC ATAAAATATTCGTTTTGGCCCTACCAAAAGACACCCGAACAGATTGAGGCCAAGCGCAAAGAGTTCAATGACCCCAAGTGGCGACCCGCGCCTTTGGCCGTGGTGAAC ACCATGGTAACCCATGGCAGGGTGGAGCTGCTGGCCCACCCGCTCAGCCAGAAGTATCTGCAGATGAAGTGGAACTCGTACGGCAAGTATTTTCACCTGGCCAACCTGCTGATCTACTCGATATTCCTGGTCTTTGTAACCATCTACTCCTCGCTGATGATGAACAACATTGAATTGAAGGCTGGAGACAACAAGACGATGAGTCAATACTGCAATATGGG ATGGGAGCAGCTGACCATGAATCTCTCCCAGAACCCGTCGGTGGCATCCCAGATTCGTTTGGATTCCTGCGAGGAGCGTATAAATAGAACCACTGCAATACTTTTCTGTGCGGTGGTCATCGTGGTCTATATACTGCTCAACTCGATGCGGGAACTAATACAGATATACCAGCAGAAATTGCACTACATCCTGGAGACAGTTAATTTGATATCCTGGGTGCTGTACATCTCGGCTTTGGTGATGGTGACACCGGCATTTCAGCCGGATGGAGGAATCAATACCATTCATTACTCAGCCGCTTCAATAGCAGTGTTTCTGTCCTGGTTCCGATTGCTGCTGTTCCTGCAAAGATTCGACCAGGTCGGCATCTATGTGGTCATGTTCTTGGAGATTCTGCAGACGCTCATAAAAGTGCTGATGGTATTCTCCATACTGATAATCGCCTTTGGTCTGGCATTCTATATACTACTTTCAAAG ATTATTGACCCCCAACCGAACCACTTGTCCTTCTCCAACATACCCATGTCCTTGCTGCGAACTTTCTCAATGATGCTGGGCGAGCTGGACTTTGTGGGTACCTATGTGAACACCTACTATCGGGATCAGTTGAAGGTGCCCATGACATCCTTCTTGATTTTGA GTGTCTTTATGAtccttatgcccattctgctGATGAACTTGCTCATCGGTTTGGCCGTTGGCGATATTGAGTCAGTGCGTCGCAATGCCCAGCTCAAGAGGCTGGCCATGCAAGTGGTGCTCCACACTGAGCTGGAGAGGAAGTTGCCCCATGTCTGGCTGCAGCGAGTGGACAAGATGGAGCTGATTGAGTATCCCAATGAAACCAAGTGCAAGCTGGGCTTCTGCGATTTCATTCTGCGCAAGTGGTTCTCGAATCCATTCACCGAGGATT CCTCCATGGACGTCATCTCCTTCGACAACAACGATGACTACATCAACGCGGAATTGGAACGGCAGAGGCGAAAGTTGCGCGACATTAGTCGCatgctggagcagcagcaccagctggTTCGGCTCATTGTCCAAAAGATGGAGATCAAGACGGAGGCGGATGACGTGGACGAGGGTATATCCCCAAACGAGCTGCGATCCGTGGTGGGCCTGAGATCGGCAGGCGGAAATCGATGGAATTCGCCTCGAGTCCGAAATAAGCTCCGAGCCGCGTTGAGCTTCAACAAGAGCATGTAG
- the LOC6737351 gene encoding transient receptor potential cation channel subfamily A member 1 isoform X8: MPKLYNGVYSGQCGALSPPDLMEAQPKLLPKPRSSSSGSTGRNSKYWIFSMIIERSAGPKRIEIDGDDADTPLEAILPAEPPAEVCLLRDSPFRILRSTMTSGDKETPKREDFASALRFLMGGCAREPEMTAMAPLNLPKKWARILRMSSTPKIPIVDYLEAAESGNLDDFKRLFMADNSRIALKDAKGRTAAHQAAARNRVNILRYIRDQNGDFNAKDNAGNTPLHIAVESDAYDALDYLLSIPVDTGVLNEKKQAPVHLATELNKVKSLRVMGQYRNVIDIQQGGEHGRTALHLAAIYDHEECARILITEFDACPRKPCNNGYYPIHEAAKNASSKTMEVFFQWGEQRGCTREEMISFYDSEGNVPLHSAVHGGDIKAVELCLKSGAKISTQQHDLSTPVHLACAQGAIDIVKLMFEMQPMEKRLCLSCTDVQKMTPLHCASMFDHPDIVSYLVAEGADINALDKEHRSPLLLAASRSGWKTVHLLIRLGACISVKDAAARNVLHFVIMNGGRLTDFAEQVANCQTQAQLKLLLNEKDSMGCSPLHYASRDGHIRSLENLIRLGACINLKNNNNESPLHFAARYGRYNTVRQLLDSEKGSFIINESDGAGMTPLHISSQQGHTRVVQLLLNRGALLHRDHTGRNPLQLAAMSGYTETIELLHSVHSHLLDQVDKDGNTALHLATMENKPHAISVLMSMGCKLVYNVLDMSAIDYAIYYKYPEAALAMVTHEERANEVMALRSDKHPCVTLALIASMPKVFEAVQDKCITKANCKKDSKSFYIKYSFAFLQCPFMFAKIDEKTGESITTASPIPLPALNTMVTHGRVELLAHPLSQKYLQMKWNSYGKYFHLANLLIYSIFLVFVTIYSSLMMNNIELKAGDNKTMSQYCNMGWEQLTMNLSQNPSVASQIRLDSCEERINRTTAILFCAVVIVVYILLNSMRELIQIYQQKLHYILETVNLISWVLYISALVMVTPAFQPDGGINTIHYSAASIAVFLSWFRLLLFLQRFDQVGIYVVMFLEILQTLIKVLMVFSILIIAFGLAFYILLSKIIDPQPNHLSFSNIPMSLLRTFSMMLGELDFVGTYVNTYYRDQLKVPMTSFLILSVFMILMPILLMNLLIGLAVGDIESVRRNAQLKRLAMQVVLHTELERKLPHVWLQRVDKMELIEYPNETKCKLGFCDFILRKWFSNPFTEDSSMDVISFDNNDDYINAELERQRRKLRDISRMLEQQHQLVRLIVQKMEIKTEADDVDEGISPNELRSVVGLRSAGGNRWNSPRVRNKLRAALSFNKSM, from the exons ATGCCCAAGCTATACAACGGAGTCTACAGCGGCCAGTGCGGCGCCCTATCGCCACCTGACCTCATGGAGGCCCAGCCGAAGCTACTTCCCaagccaaggagcagcagcagcggcagcaccGGCCGGAACAGCAAG TATTGGATATTTTCAATGATAATCGAGCGCAGTGCGGGTCCCAAGCGGATTGAAATCGATGGCGATGATGCGGACACGCCGCTGGAGGCCATCCTGCCAGCCGAACCGCCGGCGGAGGTCTGCCTCTTGCGTGACAGCCCCTTCAGGATATTGCGG TCGACAATGACTTCGGGCGACAAGGAGACTCCTAAAAGGGAAGACTTCGCCAGTGCGCTGCGATTCTTGATGGGCGGCTGTGCCCGCGAACCGGAAATGACTGCAATGGCGCCGCTTAACCTGCCCAAAAAGTGGGCACGCATCCTGCGTATGTCCTCGACGCCAAAGATACCAATCGTGGACTATCTGGAG GCTGCTGAGTCCGGAAACCTTGACGACTTCAAGCGACTCTTCATGGCGGACAACTCGCGCATAGCTTTAAAGGATGCGAAAGGACGAACGGCTGCCCATCAGGCGGCGGCCCGTAATAGGGTTAACATTTTGCGGTACATTCGCGACCAGAATGGCG ACTTTAATGCGAAGGATAATGCCGGCAATACCCCGCTCCACATCGCCGTGGAGAGCGATGCCTACGACGCTCTGGACTATCTATTGTCCAT CCCAGTGGATACGGGAGTGCTGAACGAGAAGAAGCAGGCCCCAGTGCACCTGGCCACCGAGCTGAACAAAGTGAAATCCCTTCGGGTGATGGGTCAGTACCGCAATGTCATCGATATCCAGCAGGGCGGCGAGCATGGACGCACCGCTCTGCACTTGGCGGCCATCTACGATCACGAGGAGTGCGCTCGCATCCTG ATAACTGAGTTCGATGCATGCCCACGTAAGCCCTGTAACAATGGTTATTATCCCATACACGAAGCGGCCAAGAATGCCAGCTCAAAGACAATGGAGGTCTTCTTCCAG TGGGGCGAGCAGCGCGGCTGCACCCGCGAGGAGATGATATCCTTCTACGACTCGGAGGGCAATGTGCCGCTCCATTCGGCTGTCCATGGTGGCGACATCAAGGCTGTGGAGCTGTGCCTCAAGTCCGGGGCCAAGATATCCACGCAGCAACACGATCTCTCGACGCCAGTGCACCTGGCTTGTGCCCAG GGAGCCATCGACATTGTGAAGCTCATGTTCGAGATGCAGCCAATGGAGAAGCGACTATGTCTGAGTTGCACGGATGTGCAGAAGATGACGCCGCTGCACTGCGCCTCCATGTTCGATCATCCGGACATCGTGTCCTATCTGGTGGCCGAGGGAGCGGACATCAATGCCCTGGACAAGGAGCACCGCTCTCCGTTGCTCCTGGCGGCATCGCGTAGCGGTTGGAAAACAG TTCACCTCCTGATTCGCCTGGGGGCGTGCATTAGTGTCAAGGACGCCGCTGCCCGCAATGTGCTGCACTTCGTCATCATGAACGGCGGCCGGCTGACGGACTTCGCCGAGCAGGTGGCCAACTGCCAGACGCAGGCGcagctgaagctgctgctcAACGAGAAGGACAGCATGGGCTGCTCGCCGCTGCACTACGCCAGTCGGGATGGGCACATCCGGTCGCTGGAGAACCTCATTCGACTGGGAGCCTGCATCAACCTGaagaacaacaataacgaGAGTCCGCTGCACTTTGCCGCTCGCTACGGAAGGTACAATACGGTGCGGCAGCTCTTGGACTCCGAGAAGGGATCCTTCATTATCAACGAAAGTGACGGTGCAGGCATGACACCACTGCACATATCCTCGCAGCAAGGACACACACGAgtggtgcagctgctgctcaatCGAGGAGCCCTGCTCCATCGGGACCACACCGGACGCAATCCACTCCAGCTAGCCGCCATGTCCGGATACACCGAGACCATCGAGCTGCTGCACTCGGTGCACTCGCATCTGCTCGATCAGGTGGACAAGGATGGG AACACCGCCCTCCACCTGGCCACCATGGAGAATAAGCCCCATGCGATCTCCGTGCTGATGTCTATGGGCTGCAAGCTGGTCTACAACGTTCTGGACATGAGTGCCATTGACTATGCCATCTACTACAAGTATCCGGAGGCTGCCCTGGCCATGGTCACCCACGAGGAGCGGGCCAACGAGGTGATGGCTCTGCGTTCCGACAAGCATCCGTGCGTGACCCTCGCCCTGATTGCCTCCATGCCCAAGGTATTCGAGGCGGTGCAGGACAAGTGCATTACCAAGGCCAACTGCAAGAAGGACTCGAAGAGTTTCTAC ATCAAGTACTCTTTCGCATTCTTGCAATGCCCCTTTATGTTTGCCAAGATTGATGAGAAAACCGGAGAGTCGATTACGACCGCCAGTCCCATTCCGTTGCCGGCTTTGAAT ACCATGGTAACCCATGGCAGGGTGGAGCTGCTGGCCCACCCGCTCAGCCAGAAGTATCTGCAGATGAAGTGGAACTCGTACGGCAAGTATTTTCACCTGGCCAACCTGCTGATCTACTCGATATTCCTGGTCTTTGTAACCATCTACTCCTCGCTGATGATGAACAACATTGAATTGAAGGCTGGAGACAACAAGACGATGAGTCAATACTGCAATATGGG ATGGGAGCAGCTGACCATGAATCTCTCCCAGAACCCGTCGGTGGCATCCCAGATTCGTTTGGATTCCTGCGAGGAGCGTATAAATAGAACCACTGCAATACTTTTCTGTGCGGTGGTCATCGTGGTCTATATACTGCTCAACTCGATGCGGGAACTAATACAGATATACCAGCAGAAATTGCACTACATCCTGGAGACAGTTAATTTGATATCCTGGGTGCTGTACATCTCGGCTTTGGTGATGGTGACACCGGCATTTCAGCCGGATGGAGGAATCAATACCATTCATTACTCAGCCGCTTCAATAGCAGTGTTTCTGTCCTGGTTCCGATTGCTGCTGTTCCTGCAAAGATTCGACCAGGTCGGCATCTATGTGGTCATGTTCTTGGAGATTCTGCAGACGCTCATAAAAGTGCTGATGGTATTCTCCATACTGATAATCGCCTTTGGTCTGGCATTCTATATACTACTTTCAAAG ATTATTGACCCCCAACCGAACCACTTGTCCTTCTCCAACATACCCATGTCCTTGCTGCGAACTTTCTCAATGATGCTGGGCGAGCTGGACTTTGTGGGTACCTATGTGAACACCTACTATCGGGATCAGTTGAAGGTGCCCATGACATCCTTCTTGATTTTGA GTGTCTTTATGAtccttatgcccattctgctGATGAACTTGCTCATCGGTTTGGCCGTTGGCGATATTGAGTCAGTGCGTCGCAATGCCCAGCTCAAGAGGCTGGCCATGCAAGTGGTGCTCCACACTGAGCTGGAGAGGAAGTTGCCCCATGTCTGGCTGCAGCGAGTGGACAAGATGGAGCTGATTGAGTATCCCAATGAAACCAAGTGCAAGCTGGGCTTCTGCGATTTCATTCTGCGCAAGTGGTTCTCGAATCCATTCACCGAGGATT CCTCCATGGACGTCATCTCCTTCGACAACAACGATGACTACATCAACGCGGAATTGGAACGGCAGAGGCGAAAGTTGCGCGACATTAGTCGCatgctggagcagcagcaccagctggTTCGGCTCATTGTCCAAAAGATGGAGATCAAGACGGAGGCGGATGACGTGGACGAGGGTATATCCCCAAACGAGCTGCGATCCGTGGTGGGCCTGAGATCGGCAGGCGGAAATCGATGGAATTCGCCTCGAGTCCGAAATAAGCTCCGAGCCGCGTTGAGCTTCAACAAGAGCATGTAG